cactggggggcactgatgtTCCCCTGGCAAATGGTTTGAAACACCCTTAAATATCTCACAAATCAACAATTGATGCCTTGAAAACCATTTAGAGATTATTGAGAACTGCTTTGAAGTCATtcaaattttgaccaaaatattTCTTTTTGAAGCACACAGGTCAGTCTTATATTCAACCCCTGAGGGGGCGCCGATGGTCCCCTGACAAATGTTTTGAAGCATCTGGAAATTACTCATAAAACATTTATTAGAAAAACGTCCTTTATAAGGtagaaacctggagtagaccctAACTCTGGAGGACGGATCACTGACACGACCATTCATTGACAAAGATATGACAAAATAATggacagctgcagctctaaacTGAACTGAGTTATAGTTCTGGTCTCCAGCTACAGTGGTGCATTCAAATGCCCGCTGTGTGATCAGGGTTCTGGGTTTTACTACAGTGTTGTGTGCTCAGGGTCTCTGTGGGTTCCTCAgtgaacctctgtttcccaccgTCCTCCTCCATTGGGACGTGGCCGCGTTGATGTTTCGTGAACTCGCATCTCTGTACGAACGCCTTCCCGCAGACGGCGCAGCAAtacggtttttctccagtgtggatgcgtcgGTGCGTCTTCAGGCTGCTGGACTGGGTGAACCTCCGCCCGCAGACGGTGCAGCCATGCATCTTCTTGCCTGAATGTGTCACTGTGTGCGCCTTCAGATTGCTGGGGTTGGCAAACTTTTTGCCGCACACCTCGCAGGCGTACGGCCGCTCCCCCGTGTGGACGCTCATGTGATACTTCAGGTTCACTGCGCATTGGAACATTTTCCCGCAGACGTCGCAGACCGGCCTCTGCCCTGGTTTCCTGCCCGTGTGGACCCTCATGTGGTTCTGGAGCGCGCTGGCGTGACCGCAGCGTTTGCCACAGGTTTCGCAGACGTACGGCCGCTCGCCCGTGTGGGTCAGCATGTGGTGTTTGAGGGCGCTGCGATGGCTGCAGCCTTTCCCGCAGACGTCGCAGGTGAACAGCTTCTGGCCGCTGTGTTGGCTCAGGTGGTTCCTCAGGACGCTCATGTCACTGCAGCCGAGGCCGAGCACGTCGCAACaagtttctgtctgtgtgtgcgtcACGCGGTGGGTGGACAGCGACGCCGAGGAGAAGAAACTCTCGCCGCACGTTTCACAGATAAAATCCTTCTCTCCTGAATGCTGGTTTTCGTGGTCGGCCAAACTCTGTCTGCACTCGAACGTCTGCGGGCAGATCGAACAGACCAGCGTCTTTGTCAGCGCCGGACATTGGTGTCTCTGCAGCGCCGGCATCCCCGTGAACTCGCCCTCACACAGCGCACATACGAAGCCGCCTGGTTTGTCGGTGTGATGCTGACGCATGTGTCGCTCAAACGTGGACTTGTAGGCGAAGTCGATGCTGCAGTCGGGACAGCGGTACGGCTTCTCCCCGGTGTGGCGTCTGGAATGCGCAGTGAGGCCTCGGAGTGTGGCGAACCGCTTCCCGCAGTCGGAGCAGAGGTGGGGTTTGGAGTGGCACAGGTAGTGTCGCTCCAACAGACACTTCCGACGGAAGGTTTTAGGACAAGAAGGACACTGCATGGGCTCTGAAGGACGCCACCTCATCTTAGGTTCACACGAGTCCACGTCATCATCGTCAGTGTCTGGAGAGACCGGCTCAGGGTCTGATTGGACGGATGGAGGTGAGACTTCATCTGCAAAGAAAACATTTGTGATACTTTGACATATGACATTTTATCATCAAGGTCTgacttaaaaaatttttttttcatttttttatccaGGAAAAATAAGACATCTCTATTGCAGACTGTCCTGgtaaagacagcagcagcagaagttacacacaaGAAAAATAATATTGTGTATTAACCAATGatactgttaatcattgacatatgacaggatgaaaaaataaaaaataactaatcAAATTTTTATGTCGTATATATCAGTTTTtggcatcaaaaatatggtttgtttacactaTAAAcagggcatttaaagggttaaacatatgacacttatttgttatttttgtttgtgcAGATTATGCCCTTTTGGTGGTTAGAAATGGCCTCTCTGGATGCACGGTTAACATTGCGTACAATCTCCAAATTCTCACAGAATGAATAAAACTGCACCTAAAGAGGAGTCTAGAACTGAAAACAAACTGGAGAACATACTGTCtttcattttcataaagtaaacaTCCAGAATAGGCCCTGTCACCCTCTCAGTGATTAAGTGGTTCAGTTTATTGAGTTTTAGTGAAGTCAACGATTGTAAAATACAACTGTATGaattaaaacaaagaagaaaagtgGCGTGTTTTTACTTTTCAATGACCTGATCGACTCACCTTGTCTGTCACGTTCTCTTCCTGTTGCTTctgtttcatgtattttcttgatgTTCTGTGTCTCTTTGGTTTTGGTGGTCGATTCTATAATTTAATCACAACAACAAAATGCAGCGTTgatccacaaacacactgaacaaatCTTTAAAGCTGCTCACATCTTTCTCAGACTCACTCTCTTTGTTCTCTGTTGTGTCTTTTAGCTTCacgctcctcttcttctcttgaaaatcaaaaaaaaataaataaaatttttttgtgtgttttttgcatcagaaaatatagtttgtttacaaatttaaaggattaaaaatatGACGTTGAGTATTCGGTATTTTtgtctcaagttgatgaaacacacAAATTGTGaacaagttaaaaacaaactgtatgaaaaacac
This region of Sphaeramia orbicularis chromosome 12, fSphaOr1.1, whole genome shotgun sequence genomic DNA includes:
- the LOC115429309 gene encoding oocyte zinc finger protein XlCOF6-like isoform X2 produces the protein MSGPEAVEARLSAVLRTVAEAAVAELGSLLDRCSVNIMAALGPSAAGSRTSVETEKEKRQFNKVLTSQFASLMETWTKTAVEKILTIFQVTVCEANGESAEKKRGVKLKDATETKKKSPAKTKETPNIKKIHEPGATGREGDRQEKKRSVKLKDTTENKEKSTTKTKETQNIKKIHETEATGRERDRQDEVSPPSVQSDPEPVSPDTDDDDVDSCEPKMRWRPSEPMQCPSCPKTFRRKCLLERHYLCHSKPHLCSDCGKRFATLRGLTAHSRRHTGEKPYRCPDCSIDFAYKSTFERHMRQHHTDKPGGFVCALCEGEFTGMPALQRHQCPALTKTLVCSICPQTFECRQSLADHENQHSGEKDFICETCGESFFSSASLSTHRVTHTQTETCCDVLGLGCSDMSVLRNHLSQHSGQKLFTCDVCGKGCSHRSALKHHMLTHTGERPYVCETCGKRCGHASALQNHMRVHTGRKPGQRPVCDVCGKMFQCAVNLKYHMSVHTGERPYACEVCGKKFANPSNLKAHTVTHSGKKMHGCTVCGRRFTQSSSLKTHRRIHTGEKPYCCAVCGKAFVQRCEFTKHQRGHVPMEEDGGKQRFTEEPTETLSTQHCSKTQNPDHTAGI
- the LOC115429309 gene encoding oocyte zinc finger protein XlCOF6-like isoform X4, with amino-acid sequence MSGPEAVEARLSAVLRTVAEAAVAELGSLLDRCSVNIMAALGPSAAGSRTSVETEKEKRQFNKVLTSQFASLMETWTKTAVEKILTIFQVTVCEANGESAEKKRGVKLKDATETKKKSPAKTKETPNIKKIHEPGATGREGDRQDEVSPPSVQSDPEPVSPDTDDDDVDSCEPKMRWRPSEPMQCPSCPKTFRRKCLLERHYLCHSKPHLCSDCGKRFATLRGLTAHSRRHTGEKPYRCPDCSIDFAYKSTFERHMRQHHTDKPGGFVCALCEGEFTGMPALQRHQCPALTKTLVCSICPQTFECRQSLADHENQHSGEKDFICETCGESFFSSASLSTHRVTHTQTETCCDVLGLGCSDMSVLRNHLSQHSGQKLFTCDVCGKGCSHRSALKHHMLTHTGERPYVCETCGKRCGHASALQNHMRVHTGRKPGQRPVCDVCGKMFQCAVNLKYHMSVHTGERPYACEVCGKKFANPSNLKAHTVTHSGKKMHGCTVCGRRFTQSSSLKTHRRIHTGEKPYCCAVCGKAFVQRCEFTKHQRGHVPMEEDGGKQRFTEEPTETLSTQHCSKTQNPDHTAGI